In Romeriopsis navalis LEGE 11480, the genomic stretch ATCTCCGTTTATGAAGATCGCAGCTTCACCTTTATCCTCAAAACTCCACCAGCTTCCAAGCTAATCACTAAAGCTGCAGGGATCTCGTCTGGTTCTGGTAATCCCAAAACTGAGAAAGTGGGTTCGATTACTCGCGCTCAGCTGAAGGAAATCGCTAACGTTAAAATGCCTGACCTCAATGCCAATGACATTGAAGCCGCGATGAAAATCATCGAAGGGACCGCCAACAACATGGGCGTCACCATCAGTGACTAAACACGTTCGTTTTTTGAACGCTTGATGCATCTAGTGAATCAAGTCGTAACTGTAAACAAT encodes the following:
- the rplK gene encoding 50S ribosomal protein L11 is translated as MAKKVVSIIKLAIDAGKANPAPPIGPALGQHGVNIMMFCKEYNARTAEQAGMVVPVEISVYEDRSFTFILKTPPASKLITKAAGISSGSGNPKTEKVGSITRAQLKEIANVKMPDLNANDIEAAMKIIEGTANNMGVTISD